One stretch of Akkermansia massiliensis DNA includes these proteins:
- a CDS encoding sulfatase, whose product MNRHAVTALMLAACSLPASAAQPQKQAPDQRPNILVIVTDDHSYQTLGTCDKDSPMPYPNFRKLADEGMVFDRSYCANSLCGPSRACIYTGRHSHMNGYLFNEHAAPFDGSQPTFPKMLQKAGYQTAIVGKWHLEAIPPGAKGDTSKYESNPTGFDYWEIFPGQGNYFNPDFITPGKDGKRVVKTEPGYATELVTQKSLKWLDQRDKDKPFMLVVGHKAPHRCWCPSIQNLGRAKQYADSIDPPANLEDDFADRPEFLKMTEQTLLNHFNVWSDEHLIKDVVPEDIQKMLSCPESKTLHTQYDWEMPEWVRMDPQQKEAWYNYHKARTVQLVKDIKSGKIKTQRDILLRRWRHYMEDYLGTVLSVDESIGQIMDYLKQNGLDKNTLVLYCGDQGFYMGEHGLYDKRWIFEESFRMPLIMKWPGHIKPGVRSAAMVQELDYAPTFCEVAGATTPENMNTFQGRSLAPLFKTGEHQDFRDRPLYYAFYENPGEHNAPRHDGLRTDRYTLSYLWTSDEWMLFDNEKDPAQMHNVINKPEYAETVKELKELYGKLRKDCQVPEGFPGATGKLAVKPQWDCAPAKD is encoded by the coding sequence ATGAACCGCCATGCCGTCACCGCATTGATGCTTGCGGCCTGTTCCCTGCCTGCTTCCGCGGCCCAGCCGCAGAAGCAGGCTCCGGACCAGCGCCCCAATATCCTGGTTATTGTTACTGATGACCACTCCTACCAGACTCTGGGAACCTGTGACAAGGATTCTCCCATGCCCTATCCGAACTTCCGCAAGCTGGCGGACGAAGGCATGGTCTTTGACCGGAGCTACTGCGCCAACTCCCTGTGCGGACCGTCGCGCGCCTGCATTTACACAGGGCGCCATTCCCACATGAACGGCTATCTGTTCAATGAACACGCGGCTCCCTTTGACGGCTCCCAGCCCACCTTCCCGAAAATGCTCCAGAAGGCCGGCTACCAGACCGCCATTGTCGGCAAGTGGCACCTGGAAGCCATCCCGCCGGGCGCCAAGGGAGACACCTCCAAGTATGAGTCCAACCCAACCGGGTTCGACTACTGGGAAATCTTCCCCGGCCAGGGCAACTACTTCAACCCGGACTTCATCACCCCCGGCAAGGACGGAAAGCGCGTGGTGAAAACGGAACCCGGCTATGCCACGGAGCTGGTCACGCAGAAAAGCCTCAAATGGCTTGACCAGCGGGACAAGGACAAGCCCTTCATGCTCGTTGTGGGCCACAAGGCTCCGCACCGCTGCTGGTGCCCCTCTATCCAGAACCTGGGCCGAGCCAAGCAGTATGCGGACTCCATTGACCCGCCCGCCAACCTGGAAGACGACTTTGCAGACCGCCCGGAATTCCTGAAAATGACGGAACAGACCCTGCTCAACCATTTCAACGTCTGGTCTGACGAACACCTGATCAAGGACGTGGTGCCGGAAGACATCCAGAAAATGCTCTCCTGCCCGGAATCCAAGACCCTGCATACCCAGTACGACTGGGAAATGCCGGAATGGGTGCGCATGGACCCGCAGCAGAAGGAAGCCTGGTACAATTACCACAAGGCCCGCACCGTCCAGCTCGTGAAGGATATTAAAAGCGGAAAAATCAAGACCCAGCGCGACATCCTGCTGCGCCGCTGGCGCCATTACATGGAGGACTACCTGGGCACCGTGCTTTCCGTGGACGAAAGCATCGGCCAGATCATGGATTACCTGAAGCAGAACGGACTGGATAAGAATACGCTGGTCCTCTACTGCGGAGACCAGGGCTTCTACATGGGCGAACACGGCCTGTACGACAAGCGCTGGATTTTTGAGGAATCCTTCCGCATGCCCCTTATCATGAAATGGCCCGGCCATATCAAGCCCGGCGTGCGTTCCGCCGCCATGGTGCAGGAGCTGGATTACGCCCCCACCTTCTGTGAAGTGGCCGGTGCGACCACTCCGGAAAACATGAACACCTTCCAGGGCCGCAGCCTCGCCCCGCTGTTCAAGACCGGGGAACACCAGGACTTCAGGGACCGTCCCCTCTATTACGCCTTCTATGAAAACCCGGGCGAGCACAATGCCCCTCGGCACGACGGCCTGCGGACGGACCGCTACACGCTGTCCTACCTCTGGACCAGTGACGAATGGATGCTCTTTGACAACGAGAAGGATCCGGCCCAGATGCACAACGTTATCAACAAGCCGGAATATGCGGAAACCGTGAAGGAGCTGAAGGAACTGTACGGCAAGCTCCGCAAGGACTGCCAGGTGCCGGAAGGCTTCCCGGGAGCCACGGGCAAGCTGGCCGTCAAGCCGCAGTGGGACTGCGCACCCGCCAAAGACTGA
- a CDS encoding beta-N-acetylhexosaminidase, with protein MKALMLAAAFLGSLCWAGTNPYNIIPEPVKVTAASGTTKNLKILNEQKVAGLGNEGYTMKLTPGGVELRYSTPNGKAMAMATLLQLQDQLSDTPEGLPCGSIQDSPDFGWRGMMVDVGRYHYPMKELYNFVDAMHYYKYNVLHLHLTEDQGWRLPVPGYDKLRTIGAVRPSAPEGQNNSLLANEGMYSKKELQDLVAYCKARGIQVLPEVEMPGHNMALAASYPEFCCNTKRAQVWTHGGVSSKLICPQKPGTKKFLKDTFDTVNQIFPFSYVHIGGDECPMGDWKKCPDCQAARAKKGQGDDVEAQMSDFTKSLGAMLAKNKKKPILWYDINKGYYHKGETVMSWLPGEFPRCIDKTKEQGIDLIVTPQYKYYLARTQMKFPADDVRARPGGGPILLKDCYNFDPRNGRDKNDVKHIKGINLCMWAEWIPSGELLMYMTYPRAMAVSETAWGSHKDRPSLEDFEKKMETHKKRFQKRFGYTLERTVENKPYRESSITQEEIDRINANYKKGQQDAGK; from the coding sequence ATGAAAGCATTAATGCTAGCGGCCGCGTTCCTGGGCTCCCTCTGCTGGGCCGGAACCAATCCCTACAACATCATTCCGGAACCCGTCAAAGTGACGGCGGCCTCCGGCACCACCAAAAACCTCAAAATCCTGAACGAACAGAAGGTCGCCGGGCTGGGAAACGAGGGCTACACCATGAAGCTGACGCCCGGCGGCGTGGAGCTCCGCTACAGCACGCCCAACGGGAAAGCCATGGCCATGGCTACCCTTCTCCAGCTTCAGGACCAGCTCTCGGACACGCCGGAGGGCCTCCCCTGCGGCAGCATCCAGGACTCCCCGGACTTTGGCTGGCGCGGCATGATGGTGGACGTGGGCCGCTACCACTACCCGATGAAGGAGCTCTACAACTTCGTGGACGCCATGCACTACTACAAGTACAACGTCCTGCACCTCCACCTGACGGAAGACCAGGGCTGGCGCCTCCCCGTGCCGGGCTACGACAAGCTCCGCACGATTGGAGCGGTCCGCCCTTCCGCTCCGGAAGGCCAGAACAACTCCCTGCTGGCCAATGAAGGCATGTACTCCAAGAAGGAACTCCAGGACCTGGTGGCCTACTGCAAGGCGCGCGGCATCCAGGTGCTGCCGGAAGTGGAAATGCCGGGCCACAACATGGCCCTGGCCGCATCCTACCCCGAATTCTGCTGCAACACCAAGCGGGCCCAGGTATGGACGCACGGCGGCGTTTCCTCCAAGCTGATCTGCCCGCAGAAACCGGGCACCAAGAAATTCCTCAAGGACACCTTTGACACCGTCAACCAGATATTCCCCTTCTCGTACGTCCACATCGGCGGGGACGAATGCCCCATGGGCGACTGGAAGAAGTGCCCGGACTGCCAGGCCGCGCGCGCCAAGAAGGGCCAGGGGGACGACGTGGAAGCCCAGATGAGCGACTTCACGAAGAGCCTTGGAGCCATGCTTGCCAAGAACAAGAAAAAGCCCATCCTGTGGTACGACATCAACAAAGGCTACTACCACAAGGGGGAAACCGTCATGTCCTGGCTGCCGGGAGAATTCCCCCGCTGCATTGACAAGACGAAGGAACAGGGCATCGACCTCATCGTCACTCCCCAGTACAAGTACTACCTGGCCCGCACCCAGATGAAATTCCCGGCGGACGACGTGCGCGCCCGGCCCGGCGGCGGCCCCATCCTGCTGAAAGACTGCTACAACTTCGACCCCCGCAACGGGCGTGACAAGAACGACGTCAAGCACATCAAGGGCATCAACCTCTGCATGTGGGCGGAATGGATTCCCTCCGGGGAACTGCTGATGTACATGACCTATCCGCGCGCCATGGCGGTCTCTGAAACCGCTTGGGGCAGCCATAAGGACCGCCCCAGCCTGGAAGACTTTGAAAAGAAGATGGAAACCCATAAGAAGCGCTTCCAGAAGCGCTTCGGCTACACCCTGGAACGCACGGTGGAAAACAAACCCTACCGGGAATCCTCCATCACCCAGGAAGAAATAGACCGCATCAACGCGAACTATAAGAAGGGCCAGCAGGACGCGGGCAAATAA
- the cysS gene encoding cysteine--tRNA ligase: MLHLYDTRTRTAQDISPMDGKTLRFYCCGPTVYGPAHIGNFRTFVMQDIFRRVLELGGTPTMHVRNLTDVDDKTIRDSQKAGVSLAEFTAGWADLFHRDCTALNCLPPHVEPSAVGHIPEQIRMVQALVEKGHAYVSEDGSVYFRISSFPEYGKLSHLDERELDLGKTANARSNADEYEKDSVADFVLWKSRRPEDGDNFWPSPWGEGRPGWHLECSAMIHKYFGNDFDLHSGGVDLVFPHHENEVAQSRCACGGGFARLWFHITHLLVDGGKMSKSLGNMYTLADLDKLGHKPSAVRYVLAGGYYRRPLNFTLSSLEDAKAALNRLSKFDAQLRNASGTDSVPSYEEFCAAPPEPGIFQPAWDSLNDDLNTPEALGHVFSAIRKADVPSLTPEEARRMRNAFHFILAAFGILLPEEEQAEAPENVRTLAEQRWQARQNRDWAEADRLRAEVTALGWTIKDRKDGYDLARN, translated from the coding sequence ATGTTACACCTTTACGATACCCGCACCAGAACGGCACAGGACATTTCCCCCATGGACGGAAAAACGCTGCGTTTCTACTGCTGCGGACCCACGGTGTACGGCCCCGCCCACATCGGCAACTTCCGGACCTTCGTGATGCAGGATATTTTCCGCCGCGTTCTGGAGCTGGGCGGAACCCCCACCATGCACGTCCGCAACCTGACGGACGTGGATGACAAGACCATCCGGGATTCCCAAAAAGCCGGAGTATCCCTGGCGGAATTCACCGCCGGCTGGGCGGACCTGTTCCACCGGGACTGCACCGCCCTCAACTGCCTTCCACCCCACGTGGAACCCTCCGCCGTAGGCCACATTCCCGAACAGATACGGATGGTCCAGGCTCTGGTGGAAAAAGGCCATGCCTATGTCTCTGAAGACGGTTCCGTGTACTTCAGGATCTCCTCCTTCCCGGAATACGGAAAGCTTTCCCACCTGGATGAACGGGAACTGGATCTGGGCAAAACCGCCAATGCCCGGTCCAACGCGGATGAATATGAAAAGGACTCCGTGGCGGACTTCGTCCTGTGGAAAAGCCGCCGCCCTGAAGACGGGGACAATTTCTGGCCCTCCCCCTGGGGGGAAGGCCGCCCCGGCTGGCACCTGGAATGCTCCGCCATGATCCACAAATACTTCGGCAATGACTTCGATCTCCACTCCGGCGGCGTGGACCTGGTGTTCCCGCACCATGAAAACGAGGTTGCCCAGTCCCGCTGCGCCTGCGGCGGCGGTTTTGCGCGCCTGTGGTTCCATATCACGCACCTGCTGGTGGACGGCGGCAAGATGTCCAAATCCCTGGGCAACATGTACACCCTGGCGGACCTGGATAAATTGGGCCACAAGCCGTCAGCCGTCCGGTACGTGCTGGCAGGGGGCTATTACCGCCGCCCGCTGAACTTCACCCTTTCCTCCCTGGAGGACGCCAAAGCCGCGCTGAACCGCCTGTCCAAATTCGACGCGCAGCTCCGGAACGCCTCCGGAACGGACTCCGTTCCGTCCTATGAGGAATTCTGCGCCGCCCCCCCGGAACCGGGCATCTTCCAGCCGGCCTGGGACAGCCTGAATGATGACCTGAACACTCCGGAAGCCCTGGGCCACGTCTTCAGCGCCATCAGGAAGGCGGATGTTCCCTCCCTGACTCCGGAGGAAGCGCGCCGCATGCGGAACGCCTTCCACTTCATTCTGGCCGCTTTCGGCATTCTTCTGCCGGAAGAGGAACAGGCGGAAGCGCCGGAGAACGTGCGCACCCTGGCGGAACAGCGCTGGCAGGCCAGGCAGAACCGGGACTGGGCGGAAGCCGACCGCCTGCGGGCGGAAGTAACGGCGCTGGGCTGGACCATCAAGGACCGCAAGGACGGATACGACCTGGCGCGCAACTGA
- a CDS encoding cupin domain-containing protein, which produces MDAFSPIPNHTGFTARSLFTDAQGTLKDGAFANMEPGGGGPLSPHRHAHAHLFIVTRGTVVILLDEEEKTVREHESLLVPGGGRHAVWNRSAEPAEIVGLTLEAARAPQLPTTR; this is translated from the coding sequence ATGGACGCTTTCTCCCCTATCCCCAACCACACGGGCTTCACGGCCAGGAGCCTGTTCACGGATGCGCAGGGAACCCTGAAGGACGGAGCCTTCGCCAACATGGAACCCGGAGGCGGCGGCCCTCTTTCCCCGCACCGCCACGCCCACGCCCATTTATTCATTGTCACCCGCGGAACGGTCGTTATCCTGCTTGACGAAGAGGAAAAAACGGTCCGTGAGCATGAATCCCTGCTCGTGCCCGGCGGCGGCCGTCATGCCGTCTGGAACAGGAGCGCGGAACCGGCGGAAATCGTAGGCCTTACGCTGGAAGCCGCCCGCGCCCCCCAACTACCTACAACCCGATGA
- a CDS encoding DMT family transporter, with protein MNSRQRTLGHAAALMTILIWGTTFVSTKVLLRDFTPVTVLFTRFVIGYAFLWCLKPRLLPLSGWKKELLFAGAGLTGVTLYFLLENIALTYTFASNVGIIVAVVPFFTALLAHFLLKGEGFSRRFFLGFAAAFTGIFLIMANGAFVLELNPAGDVLALGAAFVWAVYSILMKKIGVNTSNMIICTRRIFFYGIVLMIPALFVLPVNMDWHLMVKPVNALNLLYLGLFASALCFLSWNRVVEILGAVKSSVYIYMVPVVAVVASAIILGERLTWISLTGILLTLCGVTISEYRKKTRKSVREKGEKPVLQKG; from the coding sequence ATGAACTCCCGCCAACGCACGCTGGGCCATGCCGCCGCCCTGATGACCATCCTGATCTGGGGGACCACCTTCGTGTCCACCAAGGTGCTTCTCCGGGACTTTACCCCCGTCACGGTGCTCTTCACCCGCTTCGTGATCGGGTACGCTTTCCTCTGGTGCCTGAAGCCGCGCCTGCTTCCGCTCTCCGGCTGGAAAAAGGAACTCCTGTTCGCGGGAGCGGGCCTCACCGGCGTCACCCTGTACTTCCTGCTGGAAAACATCGCCCTGACGTACACCTTCGCCTCCAATGTGGGCATCATCGTGGCCGTGGTGCCTTTCTTCACGGCTCTTCTGGCCCACTTCCTGCTGAAAGGGGAGGGCTTCTCCCGCCGCTTCTTCCTGGGCTTCGCCGCCGCCTTCACAGGCATCTTCCTCATCATGGCGAACGGCGCCTTCGTGCTGGAACTGAACCCGGCGGGGGACGTGCTGGCTCTGGGCGCGGCCTTCGTCTGGGCGGTCTATTCCATCCTGATGAAAAAAATCGGCGTCAACACGTCCAACATGATCATCTGCACGCGCCGCATCTTCTTTTACGGCATCGTGCTGATGATTCCGGCCCTGTTCGTCCTTCCGGTGAACATGGACTGGCATCTGATGGTGAAGCCCGTCAACGCCCTCAATCTGCTGTACCTGGGCCTGTTTGCCTCCGCCCTGTGCTTCCTCTCCTGGAACCGCGTGGTGGAAATCCTGGGAGCCGTCAAATCCAGCGTGTACATTTACATGGTTCCGGTCGTGGCCGTAGTGGCCTCCGCCATCATCCTGGGGGAACGCCTGACCTGGATATCCCTGACGGGGATTCTCCTGACCCTCTGCGGCGTCACGATTTCCGAGTACAGGAAAAAAACGCGGAAGAGCGTCAGAGAAAAGGGAGAAAAGCCCGTTCTGCAAAAAGGCTGA
- a CDS encoding PEP-CTERM sorting domain-containing protein: MKKLLSIPAFLLCISGVQAATTLYETQFRQTAINVDSDFLDGASVSLTNPSTSLSGNLAADLLVPNVQMQNNNAGWTVTFSFTATQDIIISSLNLGFQFVTGTGTRHGNTDSKTGTATVTLAAGDSSATADLSFERVQADKNGTPTADIQQASFNTPVTVKAGETFTLTVNAKAPNTGGTFLGLSQLALHGDAVPEPATASLGLLGLAALLLRRRV; this comes from the coding sequence ATGAAAAAGCTCCTTTCCATCCCAGCTTTTTTACTGTGCATTTCCGGGGTACAGGCGGCAACGACATTGTATGAAACCCAGTTCCGCCAGACCGCCATCAATGTGGACAGTGACTTTCTGGACGGCGCTTCCGTCTCGCTCACCAATCCTTCCACATCCCTTTCCGGCAATTTGGCCGCGGACCTCCTTGTCCCCAATGTCCAAATGCAGAATAACAACGCCGGATGGACCGTTACCTTTTCCTTCACGGCTACGCAGGACATCATCATCTCTTCCCTGAACCTGGGCTTCCAATTCGTCACCGGTACCGGAACACGGCACGGAAACACAGATTCCAAAACGGGAACCGCTACCGTCACGCTGGCCGCCGGAGATTCCTCTGCCACGGCTGATCTGAGCTTCGAACGCGTCCAGGCCGACAAGAACGGCACGCCGACAGCGGACATCCAGCAAGCCTCCTTCAATACCCCGGTCACGGTCAAGGCGGGAGAAACCTTTACCCTCACCGTGAACGCCAAGGCACCCAACACCGGGGGCACCTTCCTGGGGCTTTCCCAACTGGCCCTCCACGGGGACGCAGTGCCGGAACCGGCCACAGCCTCCCTCGGACTGCTCGGACTGGCCGCCCTGCTCCTGCGCCGCCGCGTATAA